The Lycium barbarum isolate Lr01 chromosome 10, ASM1917538v2, whole genome shotgun sequence genome includes a region encoding these proteins:
- the LOC132613345 gene encoding zinc finger BED domain-containing protein DAYSLEEPER-like, with protein sequence MMLDTAVKFEKAFSRMNDDDHKYLKYCLETNNVGGHPSTDDWKNVKVFIKFLEIFYQVTLKFSGTSYVTSNSFFHEIFNLQKIVCKYVRSEDSILSGMAKKMELKFNKYWGTFESMNKLLFIAVVLDPRYKLKYVVYLFNHSYGCLVGAEKSKQVMDTLSRLYDHYMSSFCGTHTDKIGGQTSLNDEIDTMHSDEMWQSQWEKYLATENKSEIEKYLLDDLEKTNELEILAWWKVSSARYPIISRMARDVLSIPISTVASESAFSISGRILDSYRSSLSPKTVKALICTQQWLRSTSKECKLEDLLEEIQKLEIVEKVNVQVFVAVSPEVLLDYAITCFLYLITLLCKQLNDLSLVTVGSMIVTASWTLLGNSDSFIDVYLQIGG encoded by the exons ATGATGCTAGATACTGCTGTAAAGTTTGAAAAGGCATTTTCAAGAATGAATGATGATGATCATAAATACCTCAAGTATTGTTTAGAAACAAATAATGTGGGAGGGCATCCATCGACAGATGATTGGAAGAATGTTAAAGTTTTTATTAAGTTCCTCGAGATTTTCTACCAGGTAACTTTGAAATTCTCAGGAACTTCATATGTTACTTCCAATTCTTTCTTCCATGAGATCTTTAATCTTCAAAAGATAGTTTGCAAATATGTTCGTAGTGAAGATTCTATTTTGAGTGGCATGGCTAAAAAGATGGAGCTTAAATTTAACAAATACTGGGGTACTTTTGAAAGTATGAACAAGTTATTATTCATTGCCGTTGTTTTGGATCCTCGATACAAGTTGAAATATGTGGTTTATCTTTTTAACCACTCTTATGGTTGTTTGGTGGGAGCCGAAAAATCAAAACAGGTGATGGATACTTTGAGTCGCTTGTATGATCACTACATGAGTTCTTTTTGTGGGACTCATACCGACAAAATTGGTGGTCAAACAagcttgaatgatgaaattgataccATGCATAGTGACGAGATGTGGCAATCACAATGGGAGAAGTATTTGGCTACTGAAAATAAATCAGAAATTGAGAAGTACTTGTTAGATGATTTGGAAAAGACCAATGAGTTAGAAATTTTGGCTTGGTGGAAAGTTTCTTCGGCTAGATATCCAATTATTTCTAGGATGGCAAGAGATGTTCTTTCTATTCCTATTTCTACTGTTGCTTCTGAATCAGCTTTTAGCATTAGTGGTCGGATTCTTGACTCTTATCGAAGTTCTTTATCACCAAAGACAGTAAAAGCTCTTATTTGCACTCAACAATGGTTAAGATCAACTTCCAAAGAATGCAAGCTCGAAGATCTTTTAGAAGAAATTCAGAAACTTGAGATAGTTGAAAAAG TTAATGTTCAGGTTTTTGTTGCTGTTTCACCAGAAGTACTTTTGGATTATGCTATTACTTGTTTTTTGTATTTAATCACACTTTTATGCAAGCAATTAAATGATCTTTCTCTGGTGACAGTTGGGTCTATG ATAGTGACAGCTTCATGGACGTTACTTGGAAATAGTGACAGCTTCATCGACGTCTACTTGCAGATTGG TGGATAG